One genomic segment of Cardinium endosymbiont of Philonthus spinipes includes these proteins:
- a CDS encoding sodium:solute symporter family transporter, with translation MTCFNIPLIIVGAFLVLTLVVGIYFSRRKTTFREHAVGNKEFATATLVATVLATAYSGGGLLRTVECVYNLGLWWIVITFLTCFDAYLIGKLALRMGPFLKHLSMAETIGSIYGKYPRIMVALVSVVGSVIAITMQISAMSKAITMCIDTADDRMAAIISTLVLIFYSAFGGVRAVTFTDVLQFITFAIIIPLLAWFMFIKTGKSTVEIISFLHNHTTKFQFSSLFQCNKKLMSMLSLILSFLIARMYPSIIQRVYMASGPLQAQKVFTYVTICSAIIWSFILLVGVLAFVGAPNLVGKEIWIYIVNGVPPIFKSFLAISLLAMAMSTADSNLNSSAVMISHDILKHIGRGKKLAQVNQLKLAKWATLVIGLLAMVLTFYCNDLLILMYWALNCYVPIVIAPFILAVFGFRGSARTALIGMAVGVLTILSWNKWVEPSTSMDGSFIAMLANALAMMAAHYLLKQPKNTGWTRPQQDHMVHQMQQENARKQAERKETMKNAWTNKKDTLAKLQPKHATLTCVGFYIIISNLLAYFIASITEHSGWLIAQLLVGICFLGYSTFISEKTKPIQDWVIGLFWLIGLSFCFPINVLWHWWHGTNLFLTLGLSLAHLAVALLTLPLYLGVGFLMVTLFMMIYLSAIYCTKPLVLVLSPAGVVLLLLLCLGLGLLIFTIFVYLKAKNNRYANQVTYLRRREKMHTSRKFKESLYNSAILATAGTQPNGNGSILAKVVGKVEESISFLDDNMPLYKKDFQSIINKFYDWVAYFNKKEKAKDHALLQPTKITLDKLIRKVEVALSQEVTHRPRLFLECIKKAGDPVVSYIVCDIHQVVYSLVKAVLQVGGRLDGTNAPLIRIQLHATSLRFKQVDPFNNRPPSCISFEAIALVISDLSMPPETLPTIKAVYDDVVDGMGVQSKQEMPPSLDLQRETIASIVASHYGYMEYGADAKEKAILLVLPTDVTAIRDKMMIKLPIDYLTSETPITPKEQADSMMILMQFHDYVCKSSHRSDPIDVATISGLLLLLRKHFRFRRHSSGQLFYVRAVGIAALVVEWFFHSPKVIYAALLYGLVRRTCLPLSYIKEHYNLGVYAFVLNVVGIDKREKLDHPSLLYVKNRLKEALKEDHVQLSVLFIKLAERLYDLRHAAGYMCLTEVKYMAQETLTIDVQIAHTHLGPEIGMALEQAAKQALEICKSKEEKVVN, from the coding sequence ATGACATGCTTTAACATACCACTGATTATAGTAGGGGCTTTTTTAGTATTAACCTTAGTAGTAGGCATCTATTTTAGTAGAAGAAAAACCACCTTTCGAGAACATGCTGTTGGGAATAAAGAGTTTGCTACAGCTACTCTAGTAGCCACGGTATTGGCTACTGCTTATAGTGGAGGAGGATTACTACGTACTGTAGAATGTGTGTATAACCTTGGCCTGTGGTGGATAGTCATTACTTTTTTAACTTGCTTTGATGCATATCTTATTGGGAAATTAGCCTTACGAATGGGGCCATTTTTGAAGCATCTCTCTATGGCAGAAACGATAGGTTCCATTTATGGTAAATATCCAAGGATTATGGTCGCCCTGGTTAGCGTGGTTGGCTCTGTAATTGCTATTACTATGCAGATTAGTGCAATGTCCAAGGCTATTACTATGTGTATAGATACAGCTGACGATCGTATGGCAGCTATCATCTCTACTTTAGTGCTTATTTTTTATTCCGCCTTTGGAGGTGTGCGTGCGGTTACCTTCACTGATGTATTACAGTTTATAACCTTTGCAATCATTATTCCGCTACTTGCTTGGTTTATGTTTATTAAAACTGGAAAGTCAACTGTAGAAATCATTTCATTTTTACATAACCATACTACTAAATTTCAATTTAGTAGCTTGTTTCAGTGTAATAAGAAGCTTATGAGCATGTTGTCATTGATTCTATCTTTTTTAATAGCTCGCATGTACCCATCTATTATACAACGCGTCTACATGGCTTCCGGTCCACTCCAAGCTCAAAAAGTTTTTACTTATGTGACTATTTGTAGTGCCATTATATGGAGCTTTATACTCCTAGTAGGCGTATTGGCTTTTGTAGGAGCACCTAACTTAGTAGGTAAAGAGATCTGGATTTATATAGTGAATGGTGTGCCGCCTATCTTTAAATCGTTTCTGGCTATCAGCTTATTGGCTATGGCTATGTCTACAGCTGACTCTAATTTAAACTCCTCTGCGGTGATGATTAGCCATGACATCCTAAAGCATATAGGTAGAGGCAAAAAACTTGCCCAGGTTAACCAACTTAAGTTGGCCAAATGGGCCACATTAGTGATAGGGTTATTGGCCATGGTATTGACTTTTTACTGTAATGATTTATTGATATTGATGTACTGGGCCCTGAATTGCTATGTTCCGATAGTGATTGCTCCTTTTATCCTAGCTGTTTTTGGATTTCGAGGTAGTGCCCGTACCGCCTTAATCGGTATGGCTGTAGGTGTGCTGACGATTTTATCCTGGAATAAGTGGGTCGAACCGTCTACATCCATGGATGGTTCCTTTATTGCTATGTTAGCCAATGCTTTAGCCATGATGGCTGCCCATTATTTATTGAAACAACCGAAAAATACTGGCTGGACTCGGCCTCAGCAGGATCATATGGTTCATCAAATGCAACAAGAAAATGCCCGTAAGCAAGCAGAACGAAAAGAAACAATGAAAAACGCTTGGACCAATAAAAAAGATACCCTAGCTAAGTTACAACCCAAGCATGCCACGTTAACTTGCGTGGGATTCTATATTATCATCAGTAATTTACTGGCTTATTTTATAGCCTCTATTACCGAGCATAGTGGTTGGCTTATCGCGCAGCTCTTAGTAGGCATTTGTTTTTTAGGGTATAGTACCTTTATATCAGAAAAAACAAAACCGATTCAGGATTGGGTTATTGGCCTATTTTGGCTAATTGGCTTATCTTTCTGCTTTCCCATTAACGTGCTATGGCATTGGTGGCATGGCACCAATCTATTCTTAACCCTAGGCTTATCTTTGGCCCATTTGGCAGTTGCCTTGTTGACGCTGCCACTATATCTGGGTGTGGGATTTTTAATGGTTACCCTATTCATGATGATCTACCTTAGTGCTATTTATTGTACCAAACCACTGGTGCTGGTATTGTCACCAGCAGGTGTGGTATTGCTACTGTTGCTCTGTTTGGGATTGGGCTTACTTATCTTTACCATTTTTGTTTACCTTAAAGCCAAGAATAATCGTTACGCCAACCAAGTAACCTACTTAAGGCGTAGAGAAAAAATGCACACATCCCGTAAGTTCAAGGAATCGCTCTATAATTCAGCTATACTTGCTACTGCTGGCACCCAGCCTAACGGCAACGGTTCTATTTTAGCGAAAGTAGTAGGAAAAGTAGAGGAATCCATCTCCTTTTTAGATGACAACATGCCCCTTTATAAAAAGGATTTTCAAAGTATTATCAATAAGTTTTATGATTGGGTAGCCTATTTCAATAAAAAAGAAAAGGCCAAAGACCATGCATTGTTGCAGCCTACTAAAATTACCTTAGATAAACTGATTCGAAAAGTAGAGGTTGCGTTGTCTCAAGAGGTTACACACCGACCTAGGCTGTTTCTAGAGTGCATCAAGAAGGCTGGTGATCCGGTTGTTTCCTATATAGTATGTGATATCCATCAAGTAGTCTATTCCTTGGTTAAGGCTGTTTTACAAGTTGGTGGTAGGTTGGATGGAACCAACGCACCACTTATTCGTATACAGCTCCATGCCACCTCTTTGCGGTTTAAACAGGTTGATCCTTTTAATAATCGCCCTCCTTCTTGCATCTCGTTCGAAGCTATTGCGCTAGTGATAAGCGACCTTAGTATGCCTCCTGAAACACTTCCAACCATCAAAGCAGTCTACGATGATGTGGTAGATGGTATGGGCGTACAAAGCAAACAAGAAATGCCACCATCGTTAGACCTTCAGCGGGAAACAATAGCCAGTATTGTGGCTTCCCATTACGGTTATATGGAATATGGGGCTGATGCTAAGGAAAAAGCTATATTATTGGTATTGCCTACTGATGTCACAGCCATTCGTGATAAAATGATGATCAAACTACCTATAGATTACTTAACCTCCGAAACGCCTATCACCCCTAAGGAGCAAGCCGATTCAATGATGATCCTGATGCAGTTCCATGACTATGTCTGTAAGTCTTCGCATCGATCAGATCCTATTGATGTAGCCACAATTTCTGGTTTGCTTTTATTATTGCGGAAACATTTTCGCTTTAGACGACATAGCTCTGGCCAATTGTTTTATGTACGAGCGGTAGGCATTGCCGCATTGGTGGTAGAATGGTTTTTTCACTCCCCTAAAGTGATTTATGCTGCTTTACTTTATGGATTGGTTCGTCGTACCTGTTTGCCTCTTTCTTACATCAAGGAACATTATAACTTGGGCGTTTATGCCTTTGTATTGAATGTAGTGGGTATAGACAAACGGGAAAAGCTAGACCATCCTTCTTTGCTCTATGTTAAGAATCGTTTGAAGGAAGCGCTTAAGGAAGATCATGTACAGCTTTCCGTGCTCTTTATAAAACTGGCTGAACGGCTCTATGATTTGCGCCATGCAGCAGGTTATATGTGCCTAACAGAGGTTAAGTATATGGCGCAAGAAACCTTAACCATAGATGTGCAGATAGCTCATACACACTTAGGCCCAGAGATAGGGATGGCATTAGAACAAGCAGCCAAACAGGCATTAGAAATTTGTAAAAGTAAGGAAGAAAAGGTGGTGAACTAA